One genomic region from Streptomyces sp. NBC_00457 encodes:
- a CDS encoding nitroreductase family deazaflavin-dependent oxidoreductase, giving the protein MTHRQTTPRRPQLPTGWRRLALRLPILLFRAGLGSLFGKRLLLLHHVGRVSGLDRRVVLEVVSYDPIGASWTIASGFGPKADWYQNLHAQPKTLIQFGNRPHAVTAHFPTPDEGAGIMADYARRHPRTTRRLCAYMGFPVDGSEASYREAGRDIPFVRLDASLGHHQHGRPRA; this is encoded by the coding sequence ATGACACACAGACAAACCACACCTCGCCGCCCCCAACTCCCCACCGGATGGCGACGCCTGGCTCTGCGGCTGCCGATCCTGCTCTTCCGCGCGGGGCTGGGATCCCTCTTCGGAAAACGGCTGCTCCTGCTGCACCACGTCGGCCGCGTCAGCGGCCTGGACCGCAGGGTGGTCCTCGAAGTGGTGTCCTACGACCCGATCGGCGCAAGCTGGACCATCGCCTCCGGATTCGGGCCGAAGGCCGACTGGTACCAGAACCTGCACGCGCAACCGAAGACCCTCATCCAATTCGGCAACCGACCGCACGCCGTCACCGCCCACTTCCCCACACCCGACGAAGGCGCCGGGATCATGGCCGACTACGCCCGGCGGCATCCCCGCACGACCCGCCGCCTGTGCGCATACATGGGCTTTCCCGTCGACGGCAGCGAGGCGTCGTATCGCGAGGCTGGGCGGGACATCCCCTTCGTACGCCTCGACGCGTCCCTTGGACACCATCAGCACGGACGCCCGCGCGCGTGA